In one Nicotiana sylvestris chromosome 8, ASM39365v2, whole genome shotgun sequence genomic region, the following are encoded:
- the LOC138875365 gene encoding uncharacterized protein: MSISHKKHTRQMLAGKSINFDDEDENGMTISHYSTLLITFQIFGTDIRRVLIDPSSSANKVQLRAIEEMELMGQAISKLHLLYRFNSSSEMTRCEVTLTTNVEEVVNGTHFHVVAGDMTYNSIQGRPWIHKMDAVPSTLHQVFKFPSK, translated from the coding sequence ATGTCTATCTCTCATAAAAAGCATACTCGACAGATGCTGGCTGGGAAAAGCATAAAttttgatgatgaggatgaaaaTGGCATGACCATATCACACTACAGTACACTGTTAATCACTTTTCAAATTTTTGGTACTGACATAAGaagagttttgattgatccaagtAGTTCAGCAAACAAAGTTCAACTGCGCGCGATCGAGGAAATGGAACTAATGGGTCAAGCCATTTCAAAGTTGCACCTTCTTTACAGATTTAACAGCTCTAGTGAGATGACTAGGTGCGAAGTGACTCTAACAACCAATGTCGAGGAAGTGGTCAATGGTACTCACTTCCATGTGGTAGCAGGTGATATGACCTACAATTCCATCcaaggaaggccttggatccataagATGGATGCAGTTCCCTCAACCTTACATCAAGTGTTTAAGTTCCCATCAAAATGA